GGAATTCAAAATGTCATCCTGGTCAAAGGTGCCTACCCATCGCCATTCTTGCTCACCGGCTTTAAACACATCTACAATTTTAGCATCCGGATCCACTAGCCAGTATTCCTTTACCCCGTGTTTAAGGTATAACTGGCTTTTTTTCTTTTTATCGTGGGCGGCGGTGGAAGGAGACAATACCTCAACCACCAGGTCCGGCGCGCTCTGGATGTTTAGTTCCCCAATAATATCCAATCGTTCTTTGGCAATAAATATTACATCAGGCTGAACTATATGTTTTCCTAAAACAATATCAATAGGAGCGTGAAAAACTTCTCCCAGGTTATTGTTTCTTAGAAAGTTCTCAAACTGGTAAAAAATCCTCCCGCTAACCTTCTGGTGTTTTGGCCTTGGGCTAGGTACCACAAACAATTCCCCCCCAATCAACTCATATCGCCTGCCGTCATCCATTTTCATATAATCCTCAACGGTGTAGATCCTGTCCGATAAAACTACCGGCATCCCAGATCACCCCTTAAAGTTTCTTTGCTCCATTATAAACATTTCTCCAAACAATAGTCCAGCAACCAGTCACCGGTTACCGTTAACGGGGTCCGGGAACAATGGATGCCGGCACCGGGTAAAACGAAATAAAACCACCGGAACACCATACGGGCAACAAAAAGGCCTCCGCGGGATTTTAGTAAATCCACGGAGGCCTTTTTGTACTGGAGCGGGTGAAGGGGATCGAACCCTCAGCCCTCAGCTTGGGAAGCTGATGCTCTACCATTGAGCTACACCCGCATGTATCGAACGCAATTTATTATAGCGCATTATACCCCCAAAAGTCAAGATGCCGTACAAGGTTCAATAGTACCGGCTATCACTGCTTTTCCATGATAAATTACTTGCCCGCCTGGAGTATAATATAACTTAATGAGGACCTTCTCTTGCTTTTGGTGGGTGTTGGTTTGGCCGCTTTCATTTTACCAAAAAACAGGGGGCTTTTTTATTTTTCGCCTGCAATTGTTTTGCAACGGGTGAAAAAATTAAACAATATTCAGAGGGCGCTGCATTTTCCAGCTGTATTTTTTTAATGGTCGTTTATTTTGTAATAATTAAAATAAGGGGGTTACCTGTGAAATCTATCAAAACCGATTATCACATTCACCCAAACTATTCCATAGATGCCTCTCCGGTTCAGATGAAGGATTATTGTTATCAAGCGTTGGAATTGGGGCTGGCTGAGATTTGTTTCACCACCCATGTTGAACTGGACCCGGTGCGAAGTGAAATGGATAATTTTGCTGTTTTGGACGGGGAAAGAATACCGGTATTAAACCACACCTGGCTGGAAAAATATTTTCTCGAAATTACCGGGCTCCAGGAGGAGTTTAAAATGGAAAACCTTGGAATAAAAGCCGGAGTGGAAATCGGTTACTGCCGGGGTGTGGAAAAAGACATTGAAAAGATTATCAACAATTATCCATTTGATTATGTAATGGGGGCTATTCATTGCTTAGACCACATTGCCATTTCTTCCAGGAAAGAAAGCCCGCGTTATTTCCAGGCCAAAAGTTTACATGCACTGCGCGCGGATTATTTTACAACATTGAAAGAGGCAGTGGCCACCGGGTTTTTTGATTGTATTGCCCATGTTGATCTTTACCGGCGATACGGTATCCAGCATTACGGTCCAGGGGTGCTTTCCATACATC
The sequence above is a segment of the Desulfallas thermosapovorans DSM 6562 genome. Coding sequences within it:
- a CDS encoding Uma2 family endonuclease, whose translation is MPVVLSDRIYTVEDYMKMDDGRRYELIGGELFVVPSPRPKHQKVSGRIFYQFENFLRNNNLGEVFHAPIDIVLGKHIVQPDVIFIAKERLDIIGELNIQSAPDLVVEVLSPSTAAHDKKKKSQLYLKHGVKEYWLVDPDAKIVDVFKAGEQEWRWVGTFDQDDILNSTLLPGLEIKLIEIFQG
- a CDS encoding histidinol-phosphatase HisJ family protein; the encoded protein is MKSIKTDYHIHPNYSIDASPVQMKDYCYQALELGLAEICFTTHVELDPVRSEMDNFAVLDGERIPVLNHTWLEKYFLEITGLQEEFKMENLGIKAGVEIGYCRGVEKDIEKIINNYPFDYVMGAIHCLDHIAISSRKESPRYFQAKSLHALRADYFTTLKEAVATGFFDCIAHVDLYRRYGIQHYGPGVLSIHRGVIEPIFREMARREMGLEINTSSIRRGLNEFHPTREIIDLAAKEGLKVFTVGSDAHTPGELGEYIDEALALLEEFNLSNHVFTRRRARPII